A genomic segment from Dietzia psychralcaliphila encodes:
- the dxs gene encoding 1-deoxy-D-xylulose-5-phosphate synthase, which yields MSVLDQVNGPSDLRALGPDQLLRLCGEIREFLIRKVSATGGHLGPNLGVVELTVALHRVFDSPRDPVIFDTGHQSYVHKMLTGRRDQFDGLRTRGGLSGYPCRAESEHDVVESSHATSSLSYADGLAKAYSLRGETDRTVVAVIGDGAMTGGMAWEALNNIAAGKDRPMVIVVNDNGRSYSPTIGGLADRLGVLRLQPAYEKAMDHTKRTLGARKDVVGKAIYSILHGIKTGLKDVVSPQELFADLGLKYMGPVDGHNLAATEAALRLAKDFGGPVVVHVVTRKGMGYVHAENNVADLMHATGVIDPDTGRPLSASSAVDWTSVFSAELCEIGAERDDVVAITAAMAGPTGLTAFGDRFPDRMFDVGIAEQHAVASAAGLALGGLHPVVAVYSTFLNRAFDQLLMDVALLGQPVTLVLDRAGVTGPDGASHNGMWDLSLTGIVPGVRVAAPRDADTLRTELREAVEVTDGPTVVRFPKGSVGEPVPALETTADGVDRVHGTGDADVLVVAVGSMVVPAMAAARELHTEGVSVDVVDPRWVYPVPHSIVDSARGRLLVVTVEDNGLHGGVGSAVSASLERAGVRVDRLALGIPQEFLDHASRGEVLADAGLTPEGIADGIRGRLGERVDD from the coding sequence ATGAGTGTGCTCGATCAGGTGAACGGCCCCTCCGACCTCCGGGCACTCGGACCCGACCAGTTGCTTCGGCTCTGCGGCGAGATCAGGGAGTTCCTCATCCGGAAGGTCTCCGCCACGGGCGGTCACCTCGGTCCCAACCTGGGAGTGGTCGAGCTGACCGTGGCGCTGCACCGGGTCTTCGACTCCCCACGGGACCCCGTCATCTTCGACACCGGACACCAGTCGTACGTCCACAAGATGCTCACCGGCCGGCGGGACCAGTTCGACGGCCTCCGCACGCGCGGCGGGTTGTCCGGATACCCGTGCCGTGCGGAGAGCGAGCACGACGTCGTCGAGTCCTCGCACGCCACCTCGTCGCTGTCCTACGCCGACGGCCTGGCCAAGGCGTACTCCCTTCGCGGGGAGACCGACCGCACGGTCGTGGCCGTGATCGGCGACGGCGCGATGACCGGTGGGATGGCCTGGGAGGCGCTCAACAACATCGCGGCCGGCAAGGACCGGCCCATGGTGATCGTCGTCAACGACAACGGGCGTTCGTACTCACCCACGATCGGTGGCCTGGCCGATCGTCTCGGCGTGCTGAGACTGCAGCCCGCCTACGAGAAGGCGATGGACCACACCAAGCGCACGCTCGGCGCCCGGAAGGACGTCGTGGGCAAGGCCATCTACTCGATCCTGCACGGGATCAAGACCGGCCTCAAGGACGTGGTCTCCCCGCAGGAGTTGTTCGCCGACCTGGGCCTCAAGTACATGGGACCGGTCGACGGACACAATCTGGCGGCCACCGAGGCGGCGCTGCGGCTGGCCAAGGACTTCGGCGGCCCCGTGGTGGTTCACGTGGTCACCCGCAAGGGCATGGGCTACGTCCACGCGGAGAACAACGTGGCCGACCTCATGCACGCGACCGGGGTCATCGACCCCGACACCGGCCGCCCGCTCTCGGCCTCGTCCGCGGTGGACTGGACGTCGGTCTTCTCCGCCGAGCTGTGCGAGATCGGTGCCGAACGGGACGACGTCGTGGCCATCACCGCGGCCATGGCCGGGCCGACCGGGCTGACCGCCTTCGGAGACCGCTTCCCGGACCGGATGTTCGACGTGGGCATCGCCGAGCAGCACGCCGTGGCCTCAGCAGCCGGACTTGCGCTCGGAGGCCTGCACCCGGTGGTGGCCGTCTATTCGACCTTCCTCAACCGTGCGTTCGATCAGCTCCTCATGGACGTCGCCCTGCTCGGGCAGCCGGTCACCCTCGTGCTCGACCGCGCTGGCGTGACCGGTCCGGACGGCGCCAGCCACAACGGCATGTGGGATCTGTCTCTGACGGGGATCGTCCCCGGGGTACGGGTGGCCGCACCGCGCGACGCCGACACCCTCCGCACGGAGCTCCGTGAGGCCGTCGAGGTGACCGACGGTCCCACCGTCGTCCGTTTCCCCAAGGGCTCGGTGGGTGAGCCCGTCCCCGCACTCGAGACGACAGCCGACGGGGTCGACCGGGTACACGGCACCGGCGACGCCGATGTCCTGGTGGTCGCCGTCGGTTCGATGGTCGTGCCCGCAATGGCAGCGGCACGTGAACTCCACACCGAGGGCGTGTCGGTCGATGTCGTCGACCCGAGGTGGGTCTACCCGGTTCCGCACTCGATCGTCGATTCCGCCCGGGGTCGACTGCTCGTGGTGACCGTCGAGGACAACGGACTCCACGGCGGTGTCGGATCAGCGGTCTCGGCGAGTCTGGAGCGCGCGGGCGTCCGGGTCGACCGCCTGGCACTCGGGATCCCCCAGGAGTTTCTCGACCACGCCTCGCGGGGCGAGGTCCTCGCCGACGCCGGGCTGACCCCGGAGGGGATCGCAGACGGGATCCGCGGACGCCTCGGGGAACGGGTCGACGACTGA
- a CDS encoding HRDC domain-containing protein — MSGHRRGETPPGAPPPPAEYEFVDDASGIESVASTLESSAGPVAVDVERASGIRYSERAFLLQLRPTDGPALLVDPETPGQTVGPLADILSRRPLLLHAASQDLPSLRDLGIRPTSLVDTELAGRFLGIERVNLGAMISEHLGIGLAKAHSAADWSRRPLPPAWLDYAAYDVLFLHELADAVLPRLDELGRREWFEAECRHLVESDPAPAAADPWRRLSRLASLRDTRQIARARELWMARDRVAAERDIAPKRLLTDAAIIEAARTAPTNRADLLAIDGFDGPHRRRLADEWLAALEWAAELGRGDLPARQAPRGEHPPHTTWKRTDPEAAALLDGAREAIGALAEELGIEQGLLLKASTLRLWAWRAATTEPADDAALLHRVLQEEGARGWQVELTETPLLRAVHEFRSQS, encoded by the coding sequence GTGAGCGGCCACCGTCGCGGAGAGACCCCGCCCGGGGCGCCGCCTCCCCCGGCCGAGTACGAGTTCGTGGACGACGCCTCCGGCATCGAGTCCGTGGCGTCCACCCTCGAGTCCTCGGCCGGCCCCGTCGCGGTGGACGTCGAGCGCGCATCCGGGATCCGCTACTCAGAGCGTGCCTTCCTCCTGCAGTTGCGGCCCACCGACGGCCCCGCCCTGTTGGTGGACCCGGAGACCCCGGGGCAGACCGTCGGGCCGCTCGCGGACATCCTCTCCCGACGCCCTCTGCTCCTCCATGCCGCGAGCCAGGACCTGCCGTCGCTCCGTGACCTCGGGATCAGGCCGACCTCGCTGGTCGACACGGAGCTGGCCGGCCGGTTCCTCGGCATCGAGCGGGTGAACCTCGGAGCCATGATCTCCGAGCACCTGGGCATCGGCCTGGCCAAGGCGCACTCGGCCGCGGACTGGTCGCGGCGCCCGTTGCCCCCGGCGTGGCTCGACTACGCCGCATACGACGTGCTGTTCCTCCACGAACTGGCCGACGCGGTGCTCCCCCGTCTCGACGAGCTCGGCCGTCGCGAGTGGTTCGAGGCCGAGTGTCGACACCTCGTCGAATCCGATCCGGCACCGGCGGCCGCGGATCCCTGGCGGAGACTGTCCCGGCTGGCCTCTCTGCGCGACACCCGCCAGATCGCCCGGGCACGCGAGCTGTGGATGGCGCGCGACCGAGTCGCGGCGGAGCGGGACATCGCTCCCAAGAGGTTACTCACCGACGCGGCGATCATCGAGGCCGCCCGCACGGCGCCGACGAACCGCGCCGACCTCTTGGCGATCGACGGATTCGACGGCCCGCACCGCAGACGACTGGCGGACGAGTGGCTGGCGGCGCTGGAGTGGGCCGCCGAACTCGGGCGGGGCGACCTCCCCGCCCGTCAGGCGCCGCGCGGTGAGCACCCTCCGCACACCACGTGGAAACGGACCGACCCTGAAGCGGCAGCGCTCCTGGACGGCGCGCGCGAGGCGATCGGTGCTCTCGCCGAGGAGCTGGGTATCGAACAGGGTCTGCTGCTCAAGGCGTCGACGCTACGACTGTGGGCGTGGCGGGCGGCCACCACCGAGCCCGCCGATGACGCCGCGCTCCTGCACCGGGTGCTGCAGGAGGAGGGCGCCCGTGGATGGCAGGTCGAGCTGACGGAGACGCCGCTGCTGCGCGCGGTGCACGAGTTCAGGTCGCAGAGCTAG